Proteins encoded in a region of the Flavobacterium sp. PMTSA4 genome:
- a CDS encoding CAP domain-containing protein yields the protein MKAKMFRALLPLAIVFTMVSCSSDDSSATSSAKLVTEYNYNETESRLVQLINDYRQSIGLNSLEVINHISYTSEGHNEYMIEKQALSHDYFQQRADNLIQVLGAERVAENVAYNYVTPESAFAAWKNSPGHRANIEGDFTHFGISVTIDPETGRKFYTNMFIKK from the coding sequence ATGAAAGCAAAAATGTTTAGAGCATTGTTGCCGTTAGCAATTGTGTTCACTATGGTATCTTGTTCATCAGATGATTCATCTGCTACTTCTTCCGCAAAACTTGTTACGGAGTACAACTACAATGAAACTGAAAGTCGTTTAGTTCAACTTATCAACGATTACAGACAATCTATAGGATTAAACAGTTTAGAAGTTATCAATCATATTTCATATACTTCAGAAGGTCACAATGAATACATGATTGAAAAACAAGCCTTAAGTCACGATTACTTTCAACAAAGAGCCGATAACTTAATTCAAGTATTGGGAGCAGAAAGAGTTGCCGAAAATGTAGCTTACAATTATGTTACCCCAGAAAGCGCATTTGCCGCTTGGAAAAACAGCCCTGGACATAGAGCCAATATCGAAGGAGATTTTACTCACTTTGGTATTTCTGTAACTATCGACCCAGAAACAGGCAGAAAATTTTACACTAATATGTTTATAAAAAAATAG
- a CDS encoding aldose 1-epimerase family protein, with protein MIVAIENKNLTAKINLKGAELFSLQSNTSKEEYIWEGSPVFWGKHSPILFPIVGTLKDNCYLYNGKQYEMHRHGFARDLEFKIKKQSTENVTLSLSSNELSKSKYPFDFELLIDYKLNEKNLIVSYTVINTDSVTLPYSIGGHPAFALNDNFENYSLEFEINETLKRYILKNDLISSDFEEIALVDKKLRLNYALFQNDAMIIKQMNSKSISILKREVPFLKFDFKDFPNFGIWTKIGAPFICLEPWVGYSDTFENSGILFEKEGIQTLESKSEKKYSFSITIL; from the coding sequence TTGATAGTTGCTATAGAAAACAAAAACTTAACCGCCAAGATTAATCTCAAAGGTGCAGAATTATTTTCACTACAAAGTAATACGTCCAAAGAAGAATATATTTGGGAAGGAAGCCCAGTTTTTTGGGGAAAACACTCTCCTATTCTTTTTCCTATCGTCGGAACGCTAAAAGATAATTGTTATTTATATAATGGGAAACAATATGAAATGCATCGTCATGGTTTTGCAAGAGATTTGGAATTTAAAATTAAGAAGCAATCAACAGAAAACGTTACACTTTCATTATCATCAAATGAATTGAGTAAATCAAAATATCCATTTGACTTTGAACTTTTAATAGATTATAAATTAAATGAAAAAAATCTAATAGTTTCATATACAGTTATTAATACTGATTCAGTTACTTTACCCTATTCAATTGGCGGTCATCCTGCATTTGCTTTAAATGATAATTTTGAAAATTATTCATTGGAGTTTGAAATCAACGAAACATTAAAACGCTACATTTTAAAAAATGATTTAATTTCAAGTGATTTTGAAGAAATTGCACTCGTTGACAAAAAACTACGTCTTAATTATGCTCTTTTCCAAAATGATGCTATGATTATCAAACAAATGAATTCAAAATCAATTTCAATTTTAAAAAGAGAAGTGCCATTTTTAAAATTTGATTTTAAAGATTTTCCAAATTTTGGAATTTGGACAAAAATCGGCGCACCTTTTATTTGCCTTGAACCATGGGTTGGTTATTCGGATACATTTGAAAATTCTGGAATACTATTTGAGAAAGAAGGAATTCAGACATTAGAATCAAAATCGGAAAAAAAATATTCATTTAGTATTACTATTCTATAA
- a CDS encoding GNAT family N-acetyltransferase, with product MLEINFHPFKNLETERLFFRRITHADAEEVLALRGNPEAMKYIPRPLALSIEDAIGHIDMINEKIDSNVGINWGITLKGSNKIIGIIGHYRIQPENHRAEIGYMILPEHNGKGYVTEALKAILDYGFNDMNLHSIEAVIDPENIASEKVLQKNGFVKEAHILENEYFDGKFWDTVIYSLLKRNFTK from the coding sequence ATGTTAGAAATTAACTTCCATCCATTTAAAAACTTAGAAACAGAACGTCTTTTTTTTAGAAGGATAACTCATGCCGATGCTGAAGAAGTATTAGCACTTCGTGGCAATCCTGAAGCTATGAAATATATTCCAAGACCATTAGCTTTGAGTATTGAAGATGCTATTGGTCACATTGACATGATAAATGAAAAAATTGATTCTAACGTTGGAATCAATTGGGGAATTACATTAAAAGGCAGTAATAAAATAATTGGAATTATTGGTCATTATCGCATTCAACCAGAAAATCATCGTGCCGAAATTGGATACATGATTTTACCAGAACACAATGGTAAAGGTTATGTAACTGAAGCATTAAAAGCAATATTAGATTATGGTTTTAACGACATGAATTTACATTCAATTGAAGCAGTCATTGATCCAGAAAACATAGCTTCTGAAAAAGTTTTACAAAAAAATGGCTTTGTAAAAGAAGCTCACATATTAGAAAATGAGTACTTTGACGGAAAATTTTGGGATACCGTTATTTATTCCTTGTTAAAAAGAAATTTTACCAAATAA
- the smpB gene encoding SsrA-binding protein SmpB, translating to MQKTINILNKRAKFDYELIEVYTAGIVLTGTEIKSLRLGKANITEGFCEFSNGELFAINTQIDEYLYGNQFNHKAKSERKLLLNKRELKKLERAIETKGLTIIPIRLYINEKGFAKLEIALARGKKTYDKRESLKEQDTKRDLDRIKKSF from the coding sequence ATGCAAAAAACGATAAACATACTTAATAAAAGAGCAAAATTCGATTATGAATTAATCGAAGTATATACCGCAGGAATAGTTTTAACAGGAACCGAAATTAAATCATTACGGTTAGGAAAAGCTAATATTACAGAAGGTTTTTGTGAATTTTCAAATGGAGAACTTTTTGCAATCAACACACAAATTGATGAATATCTTTATGGAAATCAATTTAATCATAAAGCAAAAAGCGAACGTAAACTTTTACTCAACAAAAGAGAATTAAAAAAACTGGAAAGAGCAATTGAAACCAAAGGTTTAACCATTATTCCTATACGTTTGTACATTAATGAAAAAGGATTTGCAAAACTAGAAATTGCTTTAGCAAGAGGAAAGAAAACCTACGACAAACGTGAATCACTTAAAGAACAAGACACAAAACGTGATTTAGACAGAATAAAAAAATCGTTTTAA
- a CDS encoding protein-L-isoaspartate(D-aspartate) O-methyltransferase, giving the protein MKDTNKHQGLRNQLVKVLEEKGITDKNVLEAIKKIPRHLFINSSFEDFAYQDKAFPIGAGQTISQPYTVAFQSQLLEVKKEQKILEIGTGSGYQTAVLCLLGAKVYSVERQNELFKTTSNLLPKLGIRPKHLSFGDGYKGLPNHAPFDSIIVTAGAPIIPKALMAQLKIGGKLVIPVGEKEQIMTMLIRKNETQFEKHEFGDFRFVPLLENKN; this is encoded by the coding sequence TTGAAAGATACAAATAAACATCAAGGACTTAGAAATCAGTTAGTAAAGGTATTAGAGGAAAAAGGAATAACTGATAAAAATGTTTTGGAGGCCATAAAAAAAATTCCACGACATTTATTTATAAATTCAAGTTTTGAAGATTTTGCCTATCAAGATAAAGCGTTTCCAATTGGCGCTGGTCAAACCATTTCTCAGCCTTACACAGTTGCGTTTCAAAGTCAATTATTAGAAGTCAAAAAAGAACAAAAAATACTAGAAATAGGAACTGGTTCTGGTTATCAGACTGCCGTTTTATGTTTGCTTGGAGCTAAAGTATATTCTGTGGAAAGACAAAATGAATTGTTCAAAACAACTTCTAATTTATTGCCAAAATTAGGAATTCGTCCAAAACATTTATCGTTTGGCGATGGTTATAAAGGATTACCAAATCATGCACCTTTTGACAGTATCATTGTTACTGCTGGCGCGCCAATTATTCCAAAAGCGTTGATGGCGCAACTAAAAATAGGAGGAAAGTTGGTTATTCCTGTTGGTGAAAAGGAACAGATAATGACGATGTTAATTCGAAAAAATGAAACTCAGTTTGAAAAACATGAATTTGGAGATTTTAGATTTGTACCGTTATTAGAAAATAAAAATTAA
- a CDS encoding Gfo/Idh/MocA family protein, whose translation MLKVGVLGAGHLGKIHLRLLQQSTKYELVGFYDENQENGKKVAAEFGYKQFDTIARLIHAVDVVDIVTPTLSHYKCAKVAIKSGKHVFIEKPIATTVEEAEEIIALAKEFNIKGQVGHVERFNPAFSAVKNQIENPMFIETHRLAEFNPRGTDVPVVLDLMIHDIDAILSVVKSKVKSVHASGVSVLSQSPDIANARIEFENGCVANITSSRISMKNMRKSRFFQKDAYISVDYLDKICEVVKMKDAPEIPGDFDMILQNAEGEKKQIYFNNPEVEPNNAILDELETFADAINNNTTPIVTLEDGTEALRVAYMIIDSMNRK comes from the coding sequence ATGTTAAAAGTTGGCGTTTTAGGTGCTGGACATCTTGGAAAAATACACTTGCGTTTATTACAACAATCTACAAAATATGAACTGGTTGGTTTTTATGACGAAAACCAAGAAAATGGAAAAAAAGTTGCAGCCGAGTTTGGCTATAAACAATTTGATACCATTGCAAGATTAATTCATGCAGTTGACGTTGTAGATATTGTTACTCCTACTCTTTCTCATTACAAATGTGCCAAAGTTGCCATAAAATCGGGCAAACATGTATTTATCGAAAAACCAATTGCTACAACGGTTGAAGAAGCTGAGGAAATCATTGCTTTGGCAAAAGAATTCAACATAAAAGGACAAGTTGGACATGTTGAACGTTTCAATCCCGCGTTTTCTGCAGTAAAAAATCAAATTGAAAATCCAATGTTCATCGAAACGCATCGTTTAGCAGAGTTCAATCCTCGTGGAACTGATGTTCCTGTAGTTTTAGATTTAATGATACATGACATTGATGCCATTTTGAGCGTTGTAAAATCAAAAGTAAAAAGTGTTCACGCCAGCGGAGTTTCTGTTTTGAGTCAATCGCCAGATATTGCCAATGCTCGAATTGAATTTGAAAACGGTTGTGTTGCCAATATAACTTCGAGTAGAATTTCGATGAAAAACATGCGTAAATCACGTTTCTTTCAAAAAGATGCATACATATCGGTTGATTATTTAGATAAAATTTGTGAAGTAGTAAAAATGAAAGATGCTCCAGAAATTCCGGGTGATTTTGATATGATTTTACAAAATGCCGAAGGAGAAAAAAAACAAATTTATTTCAACAATCCAGAAGTTGAACCAAACAATGCTATTTTGGATGAATTAGAAACTTTTGCAGACGCTATAAACAACAACACTACTCCAATTGTAACTTTAGAAGACGGAACTGAAGCGCTAAGAGTTGCTTATATGATAATTGATAGTATGAATAGAAAATAA